The sequence below is a genomic window from Salvelinus namaycush isolate Seneca chromosome 2, SaNama_1.0, whole genome shotgun sequence.
CGCTGGGTCCCGCTTTCTTGGCCTTGGCCGCTGCCTTCTTCTTGGGTGCCTTGGCCGGCGCGGCGGCGGCGGGTGCTGGTGCGACTTCTGCCATGGtccggtaaacacacacacttactgaaCACTAcggtagtctgtgaggaggagtACTTTGCTGTAGACGCTGCTCTGCGCTATTGAAGCTCCACACCGTGCAGGGGGCTGGCCTTAAACGCGACATGAGAACCATGTAGACTCAAGCCACCCAGCTCGACTTCTCCCGGCTGGCCAAATGCTCTTTCACTTGTGTTTTCTGGTCGCCAATATCGGTCCAAAAGTCACCGACGGAGCCGTGTTTTTGGCCCAAAAGCGAACGGCCCAGCGAGCAGACTTGTCTCCGTTCAGAATAAAGTCATGTGGGCTGCAGAAGCCCCGTGCATTTTGTTGCGACTCGCTCAAAACCTCACCGTTCGACTGTCGGCTGGAGCTGCGCGCACTGCTTTTCCTGTGCTATTTGTCTCCTAAATGGCCTAAAAGTGCATCCGATTGCGAGCACCATTGATTGTGTAATGAGCCGAGATGTCTGGCAAGGGAATCAGATGGTTTGGCGTCCCCTGATGTGGTCCTTGGTGTTTTAAAGGAGAGCTCTTTTGAGGACCTTAAAACACATGCACTTGTGAGGCCTGGCCGAGACTAGTGTTGTACTCCAACTTTCAACTTGTATTCGTCATGTGTCCAGGACGCACACGATATACACTGCTTActtgccctgtgtgtgtgtgatgttgtaTTAGTGCTTTTGTTGGATTTGGAGCCTCCTATTTGGACACagtgtgtgtttcctgtgtcttttttttgttttgccGATAGGTAGGCAGATAggtagtctctctctttctctctctctctgtctgtctactaATCAATGTATCAATGCTTGACTCCGCAGCGTGACTCGACTGGTGCCGGTCTTTGTGTCTGTGGGTCTTGGTGTCTGGCCGGCGCTATGGAGGCTGGCGCCCCATGTGGGCCTGATATAGGGCTAGAGAGtagagtgtctctctctctctctctctctctctgtagctagtGCATGCATGCGAGTGAGTGGAACAAGGGCTGTATAGATCAATATTTgtagtgtcccccccccccccactctagtCCTTGGAGCACTAGTGGAATCCCACTCCCTTTGTCTACTGGCATGTGCACAATCATCATCTTTTCATTCTAGTTCCACTTATCAAAAATATTTTCTTGCATAGACTTATTCCACAATAACAACTTTTTTTTACCTCTAACCGGTTAAGCATGTTTTGCAGACAAATAAAAAACACAGCCTAGCTACACATTCATTTGTGATGGATTTGCCTTTTTCACTGACTGGGTgggtggctcttaaaagagcctttgggttAGTACAGCACTCCAAATGGGCTGTTTACTTGGAGCTGGTGTATTTGGTCACGGCCTTGGTGCCCTCGGACACCGCGTGCTTGGCCAGCTCTCCGGGGAGCAGCAGGCGCACCGCGGTCTGGATCTCCCTGGAGGTGATGGTGGAACGCTTGTTGTAGTGGGCCAGGCGAGAGGACTCTCCGGCGATACGCTCGAAGATGTCGTTCACGAACGAGTTCATGATTCCCATGGCCTTGGAGGAGATGCCGGTGTCGGGGTGGACCTGCTTCAGCACTTTGTACACGTAAATTGCGTAGCTCTCCTTCCTCGACTTTCGGCGCTTCTTGCCGCCTTTCCCTGCGGTCTTGGTGACGGCTTTCTTGGAGCCCTTCTTGGGCGCGGACTTTGCTGGCTCGGGCATGATGCTGATGCTTCGAATGAGGGGCTGGACTGCGCTTTCCCCTCTTATGAAGAGGAAGCTAAGCAAATTCAGCGGCCGTGGACACACCCCTGCTTTCTCATAGGCGCCCCTGCTTTCATTTGCCCAGTGGAGCCGAGCGCGCATAATAGCCTTCCACTCAGAGGCTGCCTTGCCTAAACAAAGACCTGTGCGCCCTACCTCCCCCAATTCCATAGCCTatgcttttttactggtggggaaAATGTGTGTttcaaaagggaggggggggggagtaaATGCATATCCTACAACCTTTGCACCCCCTTTTTGGACTTAGTAGAGCTTTCCCAGCCACTGTCGGCTTTAGGTTCTGAATCTGTccatctgcccctgaacaggcagttaacccactgttcctatgccgtcatttaaaataagattatgttcttaactgacttccctagttaaataaaggtcaaataaattaAAGGTTGGGTGCCGTCGAAATACGACTGTTTCTACACTGTCACAATTGCGCCAAGCCGGCACTGAACATAAGAGTCCTGTCATCAACACTCCCTGTCCACTCGAGTGGCTCATGGTTTCCTATAACTATGGAATTGGGCCTTTTGAAGCGGATGTgggtggctcttaaaagagcctttgggttCAAGTCGGGATGTAGACGTTCAGAAGACAGTGTGTTTAACCGCCGAAACCGTACAGGGTGCGTCCCTGGCGTTTCAGAGCGTAGACCACGTCCATGGCGGTTACGGTCTTCCTCTTGGCGTGCTCGGTGTAGGTGACGGCGTCACGGATCACGTTCTCCAGGAACACCTTCAGGACACCGCGGGTCTCCTCGTAGATCAGGCCGGAGATACGCT
It includes:
- the LOC120018058 gene encoding histone H4 encodes the protein MSGRGKGGKGLGKGGAKRHRKVLRDNIQGITKPAIRRLARRGGVKRISGLIYEETRGVLKVFLENVIRDAVTYTEHAKRKTVTAMDVVYALKRQGRTLYGFGG
- the LOC120018051 gene encoding histone H2B; this encodes MPEPAKSAPKKGSKKAVTKTAGKGGKKRRKSRKESYAIYVYKVLKQVHPDTGISSKAMGIMNSFVNDIFERIAGESSRLAHYNKRSTITSREIQTAVRLLLPGELAKHAVSEGTKAVTKYTSSK